A genomic window from Microbacterium sp. ET2 includes:
- a CDS encoding FecCD family ABC transporter permease produces the protein MCKRESLSISCVPVYTTNAPPRHSDAPSGVTLGDAARRARRRGGVLLVALCLTLVGSAIVAVGIGPVDVSPAVVARVIGAQLGLPLEATWSSSEESIVWLIRVPRVLLGAFVGAVLAMTGAAIQSLVRNPLADPYLLGISSGASTGAAASILFGIGSGLGAIALTGSAFVGALLAIVLVMTIARIGGRFVPSRLIFAGIAVGFALTALTNFLVFASESRDGTRAVLFWMLGSLGQARWPSVPVGLIAVVVALVAFTLWAHRFDAIAISDDTALALGTNPTRFRAAAVIVVCLVIAAAVSVSGLIGFVGLVVPHIVRRLVGGRHSIVIPTSAVLGALLLVWADAAARVAFAPRELPLGILTALIGTPLLIALIRRSAER, from the coding sequence ATGTGCAAACGAGAATCGTTATCAATAAGCTGTGTTCCTGTGTACACGACCAATGCGCCTCCGCGCCACTCCGACGCTCCATCCGGGGTGACATTGGGAGACGCGGCGCGGCGCGCCCGCCGGCGCGGCGGCGTCCTCCTTGTCGCACTCTGCTTGACACTCGTCGGGTCGGCGATCGTTGCAGTCGGGATCGGTCCCGTGGACGTATCTCCCGCTGTGGTAGCACGGGTGATCGGCGCTCAACTCGGCCTCCCCCTCGAAGCGACGTGGAGCTCCTCCGAGGAATCGATCGTGTGGCTGATTCGCGTTCCCCGGGTGCTATTGGGTGCGTTCGTCGGCGCTGTGCTCGCGATGACGGGCGCGGCCATCCAATCGCTCGTGCGCAATCCGCTCGCTGACCCTTACCTGCTGGGAATCTCATCCGGTGCCTCAACCGGAGCGGCGGCGAGCATCCTGTTCGGCATCGGTTCCGGCCTGGGCGCGATCGCCCTCACCGGTAGCGCGTTCGTCGGAGCGCTGCTCGCGATCGTGCTCGTCATGACGATCGCGAGAATCGGTGGCCGCTTCGTTCCGTCTCGGTTGATCTTTGCCGGAATCGCCGTTGGCTTTGCTTTGACGGCGTTGACGAACTTCCTCGTCTTCGCAAGCGAGTCGCGGGACGGTACGCGCGCGGTGCTCTTCTGGATGCTCGGATCCCTCGGTCAAGCCCGATGGCCCTCCGTGCCGGTCGGGCTCATCGCCGTTGTCGTCGCGCTCGTCGCCTTCACCCTGTGGGCGCACCGGTTCGATGCGATCGCCATCAGTGACGACACCGCTCTGGCGCTGGGAACCAACCCCACGCGCTTCCGAGCCGCCGCGGTGATCGTCGTGTGTCTGGTCATCGCGGCCGCCGTGTCTGTGTCCGGCCTCATCGGCTTCGTGGGTCTCGTTGTGCCGCACATCGTAAGACGCCTCGTCGGCGGGCGGCACAGCATCGTGATCCCGACCTCCGCCGTCCTCGGGGCACTCCTACTCGTCTGGGCCGACGCCGCAGCTCGCGTCGCTTTCGCGCCACGCGAACTGCCGTTGGGGATCCTTACCGCACTCATCGGGACCCCGCTCCTCATCGCCCTCATCCGGCGCTCAGCAGAGCGCTGA
- a CDS encoding ABC transporter ATP-binding protein, which yields MIDVDGLVVRYGQAVAVDDVSVDLPTGRTVGLIGPNGSGKSSIVRAIFGAIDRMRGTVVVDGDALDTLSARDRAERIAVVAQEERTGLPLTAWDSVILGRSIRISGWSRYRPEDEAAAEDAMQRAGVDHLAQRSVDTLSGGERQRVLIARAITQGASHLLLDEPTNHLDIRYQHEILALVRSLPLTTLVVLHDLNLAARYCDELVLLDNGRVVAIGSPDEILQPDLIASTYGIGARRADTEGVPQLTFFPLPDTAHVGR from the coding sequence GTGATCGACGTCGACGGCTTGGTCGTGCGCTACGGCCAAGCCGTCGCCGTCGACGATGTAAGTGTTGACCTCCCCACCGGCAGGACGGTCGGGCTGATCGGTCCGAATGGCTCAGGGAAGTCATCCATCGTCCGAGCCATCTTCGGAGCCATCGATCGGATGCGCGGAACGGTCGTCGTCGACGGCGATGCCCTCGACACGCTCTCCGCACGGGATCGCGCCGAACGGATCGCCGTCGTGGCCCAGGAAGAACGAACGGGTCTTCCCCTCACGGCGTGGGACTCAGTGATCCTCGGACGTTCCATTCGCATCTCCGGATGGAGCCGCTACCGGCCCGAAGACGAGGCCGCCGCCGAAGACGCGATGCAACGCGCCGGTGTCGACCACCTCGCCCAGAGGTCGGTCGACACGCTCTCCGGGGGTGAACGCCAGCGTGTCCTGATCGCCCGAGCCATCACCCAAGGAGCAAGCCACCTGCTCCTCGACGAGCCCACGAACCATCTCGACATCCGCTACCAGCACGAGATCCTCGCACTCGTGCGCAGCCTGCCGCTCACCACGCTCGTCGTGCTGCACGACCTGAACCTCGCTGCCCGATACTGCGACGAACTCGTCCTCCTCGACAATGGTCGCGTGGTCGCCATCGGATCACCGGATGAGATCCTGCAACCCGACCTCATCGCTTCCACGTATGGCATCGGCGCCCGTCGCGCCGACACCGAGGGCGTACCTCAGCTCACCTTCTTCCCTCTGCCTGACACCGCTCACGTGGGTCGCTGA
- a CDS encoding ArsR/SmtB family transcription factor produces the protein MRVDKQECGYRPDSSYVELAVEVFGMLADATRVRIILALQGAQEMSVNSIAEAVDKSPAGVSQHLAKLRLARIVATRQEGQKVFYRLENEHASRLVADAIFQAEHSLGGTPHHHHADRATE, from the coding sequence ATGCGCGTAGATAAGCAGGAATGCGGGTATCGGCCGGACAGCTCCTATGTGGAGCTCGCCGTGGAGGTCTTCGGGATGTTGGCGGACGCCACGCGGGTGCGGATCATCCTTGCGCTGCAGGGCGCGCAGGAGATGTCGGTGAACAGCATTGCTGAGGCAGTCGACAAGTCGCCGGCTGGTGTGTCGCAGCACTTGGCGAAGCTCCGTCTTGCGCGGATTGTTGCGACTCGTCAGGAGGGGCAGAAGGTGTTCTACCGGTTGGAGAATGAGCACGCTTCCCGCCTGGTCGCGGACGCGATTTTCCAGGCGGAGCATTCGTTGGGTGGCACTCCGCACCACCACCACGCGGATCGAGCCACTGAATGA
- a CDS encoding ArsR/SmtB family transcription factor has translation MTREAGLEATAALFKVLGSSSRLYLLRLLAAEPAGVSALVERSEMSQPLVSQHLRTLRQAGIVTVSRTGREAVYQLADHHIAHVVDDAITHVLEEDPSDKGENDEHD, from the coding sequence ATGACACGTGAGGCGGGGTTGGAAGCCACAGCGGCGCTGTTCAAGGTCCTGGGCTCCTCTTCTCGCCTCTACCTCCTGCGCTTGCTGGCCGCGGAGCCCGCCGGGGTGAGCGCGTTGGTGGAACGCAGCGAGATGTCGCAACCGCTGGTGTCGCAGCATCTTCGGACATTGCGGCAGGCGGGGATTGTGACCGTGTCACGCACGGGACGAGAAGCGGTGTATCAGCTCGCGGACCACCACATCGCGCATGTCGTCGACGACGCGATCACCCACGTCCTCGAAGAGGACCCCTCTGACAAAGGAGAGAACGATGAGCACGACTGA
- a CDS encoding ABC transporter ATP-binding protein, whose protein sequence is MSTMAMLRPVLRLLTVLAPADRRLFIRSALSMTAYQLAAAAAAGLSAAIASVVTAGDDAIVAALLIGLAAAIVTCGAFTWIESWLSHVLAYRVIAALRLRVYDAIERIVPGRSARRRAGEVTGTAMGDVEAMEWFYAHTLGAALNALLTPVPFGIALVILVGPVGLVVPVGIALLLTVPWLLAPAQTRQGADIRERLGALRATTFEGMESRRDIAALDLAGQHRDTVLAHTRAVQSAKRRFSLRSALEAGLADLVVAATTFSFLLILVGAAAAGAIDPVLIPPATVLATASIVPAAGAFAMLQRIGEMSAAATRILSLLDEPDEVFPGDDTRPGLGAGAVQLRDVTFGYTAEHLVLDGLDLDIQPGEHLALVGASGAGKSTIARLLTRLWDPTSGSILLDGRPLRTLTPDTARREVALIPQHPFIFRGSLRDNLLLAHPDATDAQLEEAVQRAGLADTVATFARGFDEPVGERGTALSGGQRQRVAIAQAMLRDAAVLILDEASANLDTILERDLADTLARVRFGRTTIVIAHRVSTIRRMPRVVLIEDGRVIADGTHDTLTDDPRYRSLLALEDPDASTIRVGAREGRRG, encoded by the coding sequence ATGAGCACGATGGCGATGCTTCGACCCGTCCTCCGACTTCTCACGGTGCTCGCTCCCGCCGATCGCCGACTGTTCATCCGATCAGCGCTGTCGATGACGGCCTATCAGCTGGCAGCCGCTGCCGCGGCTGGGCTCAGCGCCGCGATCGCTTCCGTCGTCACGGCAGGCGACGACGCGATTGTGGCGGCCCTACTGATCGGGCTCGCCGCCGCGATCGTGACCTGCGGCGCGTTCACGTGGATCGAGTCCTGGCTGAGTCACGTGCTCGCCTACCGGGTGATCGCCGCGCTCCGTTTGCGGGTGTACGACGCGATCGAACGCATCGTGCCCGGTCGATCCGCTCGCCGGCGCGCCGGGGAGGTCACCGGGACCGCCATGGGCGATGTCGAAGCAATGGAGTGGTTCTACGCCCACACCCTCGGCGCCGCGCTGAACGCCCTCCTCACCCCCGTTCCGTTCGGCATCGCGCTCGTCATCCTCGTCGGCCCCGTGGGGCTGGTCGTCCCGGTCGGGATCGCCCTGCTACTAACAGTGCCGTGGCTGCTCGCCCCAGCGCAGACACGGCAAGGCGCGGACATCCGGGAACGTTTGGGCGCGTTGCGCGCGACCACGTTCGAGGGAATGGAGTCCCGCCGAGACATCGCCGCCCTCGATCTCGCCGGCCAGCACCGCGACACGGTCTTGGCACACACCCGCGCCGTGCAATCCGCGAAACGGCGCTTCTCACTCCGCAGCGCGCTCGAAGCCGGTCTCGCCGACCTCGTGGTGGCCGCCACCACCTTCAGCTTCCTCCTGATCCTCGTCGGCGCGGCCGCGGCAGGAGCGATCGATCCGGTCCTGATCCCGCCGGCGACTGTGCTCGCGACGGCGTCGATCGTCCCCGCCGCCGGGGCCTTTGCGATGCTGCAGCGCATCGGCGAGATGTCCGCAGCAGCGACCCGCATCCTCTCTCTCCTCGACGAACCCGACGAGGTCTTCCCAGGAGACGACACCCGTCCCGGCCTGGGCGCCGGGGCGGTTCAACTGCGCGACGTGACGTTCGGGTACACCGCGGAACATCTCGTGCTCGACGGCCTCGACCTCGACATTCAACCCGGCGAACACCTGGCGCTCGTCGGCGCCTCGGGAGCGGGAAAGTCCACCATCGCCCGGCTGCTCACCAGGCTGTGGGACCCGACCTCCGGCAGCATCCTCCTCGACGGACGACCGCTCCGCACCCTCACCCCCGACACCGCCCGCCGGGAAGTTGCCCTCATCCCGCAACACCCCTTCATCTTCCGCGGGTCCCTCCGCGACAACCTCCTGCTCGCCCACCCCGACGCCACCGACGCCCAGCTGGAAGAAGCCGTGCAACGAGCAGGCCTCGCCGACACCGTCGCCACATTCGCCCGGGGATTCGACGAACCTGTCGGGGAACGGGGCACCGCACTGTCCGGTGGGCAACGGCAACGAGTGGCGATCGCGCAGGCGATGCTCCGCGATGCCGCCGTGCTCATCCTCGACGAGGCGTCAGCCAACCTCGACACCATCCTGGAACGCGACCTCGCCGACACCCTCGCCCGCGTCCGATTCGGACGGACCACCATCGTCATCGCACACCGGGTATCCACCATCCGCCGGATGCCGCGCGTCGTGCTGATCGAAGACGGCCGCGTCATCGCAGACGGCACCCACGACACGCTCACCGACGACCCGCGATACCGCTCGCTGCTCGCCCTCGAAGACCCCGACGCCTCGACCATCCGGGTCGGCGCACGAGAAGGAAGAAGGGGGTGA
- a CDS encoding ABC transporter ATP-binding protein/permease produces MGLVLSALAITQAVSTARVFAGIVTGESLSTLVVPLIVLAAALLARPLATAGREIAAHAAASRAKTKLRAQMLDATAAAGPITAGVQRAGEADSLLVDGVENIEPYVARYIPQVVVTAVTAVCVIAFLTVIDPVVGLVAAAAAIAVLAVPRLWDAALQRRGDDHWGAYSGLHADTVDAMRGMETLKLLGATRRTRRRLHAAGENLLTATLAQLRLSLVESGLTGFLLLAGPAIVLCVAVVRVNAGALPASALFLVTMLSFEAYRPFRDLANHWHAGYLGVSAGGRILNELDRAQDSAAAHPDSRAGAAAPYAVELENVVARYPGADTDALSDVSLRIREGNRVAIVGASGSGKSTIANILLGFLTPTSGRVAVQKTAPGMAIALVSQDPVIFSGTVRDNLAVIAPEADDARLLEALEKAQALELASIDRGGLDAPVGDTGALLSGGQRQRLAVARALLLDAPILLLDEATSALDTRRERALLAGLPRHTGDGAPVTTVVVAHRLSSIRDVDEVFVMGEGRVLEHGRYDELVAAGGALAKLDAAQRDEVTA; encoded by the coding sequence ATGGGGCTGGTGCTCAGCGCCCTCGCGATTACGCAGGCCGTGTCGACGGCGCGCGTGTTCGCCGGGATCGTGACCGGAGAATCGCTGTCTACCCTTGTCGTCCCGTTGATCGTGCTGGCAGCCGCTCTTCTCGCTCGGCCCCTCGCCACCGCGGGTCGAGAGATTGCCGCCCACGCTGCGGCGTCGCGAGCGAAGACGAAACTACGCGCCCAGATGCTGGACGCAACCGCAGCCGCCGGTCCCATCACGGCCGGTGTGCAGCGAGCGGGTGAGGCCGACTCGCTCCTGGTCGACGGGGTCGAAAACATTGAGCCGTACGTGGCCCGCTACATCCCCCAAGTTGTCGTCACCGCCGTCACCGCCGTATGCGTGATCGCATTCCTCACGGTGATCGACCCGGTCGTAGGGCTCGTGGCGGCGGCCGCGGCCATCGCGGTACTAGCTGTGCCGCGACTCTGGGACGCAGCGCTACAGCGTCGCGGCGACGATCACTGGGGGGCGTACTCCGGGCTGCACGCAGACACTGTCGACGCGATGCGCGGGATGGAGACGCTGAAACTGCTCGGCGCGACGCGTCGAACCCGGCGACGGCTCCATGCAGCAGGCGAGAACCTGCTGACGGCGACGCTCGCTCAGCTGCGACTGTCGCTCGTCGAGTCCGGGCTCACCGGGTTCCTGCTTCTCGCTGGTCCTGCCATCGTCCTGTGTGTCGCGGTCGTTCGGGTAAACGCCGGGGCTCTTCCGGCCTCCGCTCTCTTCTTGGTGACGATGCTGTCCTTCGAGGCCTACCGGCCGTTTCGTGATCTCGCGAATCACTGGCACGCCGGCTATCTCGGGGTCTCAGCCGGTGGCCGCATCCTCAACGAGCTCGATCGCGCGCAGGACTCCGCGGCCGCCCACCCGGATTCTCGTGCCGGCGCAGCGGCGCCCTATGCGGTTGAGCTCGAGAATGTCGTCGCCCGCTACCCCGGAGCCGATACCGATGCGCTCAGCGATGTCTCGCTCCGAATTCGGGAAGGCAACCGCGTCGCCATCGTCGGAGCGTCAGGATCCGGCAAGTCGACGATCGCGAACATCCTGCTTGGTTTCCTCACGCCGACCTCCGGTCGCGTCGCCGTCCAGAAAACCGCCCCTGGGATGGCGATAGCGCTTGTCTCCCAGGATCCGGTCATCTTCTCAGGCACCGTGCGCGACAACCTCGCCGTAATCGCACCGGAAGCCGATGACGCCCGCCTTCTCGAGGCACTCGAGAAGGCGCAGGCGCTCGAGCTGGCCAGTATCGATCGAGGTGGACTGGATGCTCCGGTCGGCGATACCGGCGCTCTCTTGTCCGGCGGCCAACGACAGCGGCTCGCGGTGGCGCGCGCGTTGCTCCTCGACGCTCCGATCCTGCTGTTGGACGAAGCGACCAGCGCGCTGGACACACGTCGGGAACGCGCACTGCTGGCAGGTCTTCCCCGACACACCGGCGATGGCGCCCCTGTGACGACAGTGGTCGTCGCACACCGGCTCAGCAGCATCCGCGACGTCGACGAGGTGTTCGTCATGGGCGAGGGGCGGGTCCTCGAACACGGCCGCTACGACGAACTCGTCGCCGCCGGCGGAGCACTAGCGAAGCTGGACGCTGCGCAGCGAGACGAGGTCACGGCATGA
- a CDS encoding YcaO-like family protein has product MSSPTLTRTVHAEVRALPGGRVLVTTPADNSYALDVDAPTMLRMLDSWATGVPSPFLPAGWEDGAAVLFDVLDRDGAFTDPEPAGSLPVTAPHYDTGDGSDADPGDLLVTGDPEVVAALQNGSDRVVRAVPADDWQRVVHRAFRTRELLVYAVRGADDATLIALDRLCSDARTPWVAVEVSRSTVWIGPFVTPGVGANYEDFAARRTAAAFDAVAHRALRAPAAGGDAGRAPHHLGHSIRAAAAILGGTRTGDLVTEIAADGTLTTHPVLPLPTSVLSESRPHTPADLVDRVTGLVQRTRDVVHHPSIPSLLATAQSDVCNMRRVSRWANNTSCQGSAFGDPEQARASAIGEAAERYCGNLLDTLPVTVGSYDSLRRGATRVLDPDDLVLYSDKQYDTPGFPFVRMTHDLEQHWVPGRSLTTGETVLVPASTVYVNWFTAGYAGAPVTTFCPFAGIAAGPNLDYAVTSALEEIIERHATMVWWLNGQPLDAVDPGDLADVWNGIPADAGQRPSLIHLDNEFGVPVMAGVLHNDVDTLVNVGFACRDTPEAAALKAWTEACTLQEGSRDLLRADGAHWDAMARGELNSRSFKPWRADRRYLDSYREDMRDCDDLMVQQQVHLDPRAVERVAPLLERPAARRLADLPRLSERTPAAYQGALEAAGHEVIIVDITSPDIASTGMAVVRAIVPGTVGNAPAAFPFLGRGRVQDLAVELGWRAERLAEHELNYFPVPHA; this is encoded by the coding sequence ATGTCCTCTCCCACACTCACCCGCACCGTGCACGCCGAAGTCCGCGCCCTGCCCGGTGGTCGCGTGCTCGTCACCACTCCTGCCGACAACTCCTATGCACTGGACGTTGACGCTCCCACCATGCTGCGCATGCTGGATTCCTGGGCCACGGGTGTTCCCTCCCCATTCCTGCCCGCGGGCTGGGAGGACGGCGCAGCCGTCCTCTTCGACGTGCTCGATCGCGACGGCGCCTTCACCGATCCTGAACCGGCCGGCTCCCTGCCCGTCACCGCTCCCCACTACGACACAGGCGACGGATCCGACGCAGATCCCGGCGACCTGCTCGTCACCGGTGACCCCGAGGTCGTCGCCGCCCTGCAGAACGGCAGTGACCGTGTCGTTCGAGCAGTGCCGGCCGATGACTGGCAGCGCGTGGTCCACCGCGCCTTCCGCACCCGGGAACTGCTCGTCTACGCAGTTCGCGGGGCCGACGACGCGACCCTCATCGCGCTGGACAGGCTCTGCAGCGACGCCCGCACACCCTGGGTAGCGGTCGAGGTCTCCCGCTCAACCGTGTGGATCGGGCCGTTCGTCACCCCGGGTGTCGGCGCGAACTACGAGGACTTCGCCGCCCGACGCACCGCGGCCGCCTTCGACGCCGTCGCCCACCGCGCGCTGCGCGCCCCCGCCGCAGGCGGAGACGCCGGCCGCGCGCCCCATCACCTCGGCCACAGCATCCGCGCCGCAGCTGCCATCCTGGGCGGAACCCGAACCGGTGACCTCGTCACCGAAATCGCCGCGGACGGCACACTCACCACGCACCCGGTTCTCCCGCTGCCCACCAGCGTCCTCAGCGAATCCCGCCCTCACACTCCCGCCGACCTCGTCGACCGGGTGACCGGTCTCGTCCAACGCACCCGCGACGTCGTGCACCATCCGAGCATCCCCTCGCTTCTCGCCACCGCCCAAAGCGACGTCTGCAACATGCGCCGCGTCTCACGCTGGGCGAACAACACCTCCTGCCAGGGCTCCGCCTTCGGCGACCCGGAACAAGCACGCGCGAGCGCGATCGGCGAAGCGGCCGAGCGGTACTGCGGCAACCTGCTCGACACCCTTCCCGTCACCGTCGGCAGCTACGACTCTCTTCGCCGCGGCGCCACCCGCGTCCTCGATCCGGACGACCTCGTGCTCTACTCCGATAAGCAATACGACACCCCCGGCTTCCCGTTTGTCCGGATGACCCATGACCTGGAGCAGCACTGGGTGCCGGGGCGATCGCTCACGACCGGCGAGACCGTGCTGGTGCCGGCGAGCACCGTCTACGTCAACTGGTTCACCGCCGGGTACGCCGGCGCGCCCGTCACGACCTTCTGCCCATTCGCGGGGATCGCAGCCGGCCCGAACCTCGACTACGCTGTGACCTCCGCACTCGAGGAGATCATCGAGCGTCACGCGACGATGGTGTGGTGGCTCAACGGGCAACCGCTCGACGCCGTCGACCCCGGCGACCTCGCAGACGTCTGGAACGGGATCCCCGCAGACGCCGGCCAGCGACCCTCGCTCATCCACCTGGACAACGAGTTCGGTGTGCCAGTCATGGCAGGCGTCCTCCACAACGACGTCGACACCCTCGTCAACGTCGGCTTCGCCTGTCGCGACACCCCCGAAGCCGCAGCCCTCAAGGCCTGGACCGAGGCCTGCACCCTTCAGGAGGGGAGCCGTGACCTTCTGCGCGCGGACGGAGCTCACTGGGATGCCATGGCCCGGGGCGAGCTCAACAGTCGGTCATTCAAGCCGTGGCGTGCCGATCGTCGCTACCTCGACTCATACCGCGAAGACATGCGCGACTGCGACGACCTCATGGTGCAGCAACAGGTCCACCTCGACCCCCGTGCCGTCGAGCGGGTCGCGCCCCTGCTGGAACGTCCCGCCGCCCGCCGCCTGGCCGACCTTCCGCGCCTCAGCGAACGGACTCCGGCCGCATACCAAGGTGCGCTCGAAGCCGCCGGCCACGAAGTCATCATCGTCGACATCACCTCTCCCGACATCGCCAGCACCGGTATGGCGGTCGTGCGAGCAATCGTCCCGGGCACTGTGGGAAACGCGCCCGCTGCATTCCCCTTTCTCGGCCGTGGGCGCGTGCAGGACCTCGCCGTCGAACTCGGGTGGCGGGCGGAGCGACTCGCTGAGCACGAGCTCAACTACTTCCCCGTCCCTCACGCGTGA
- a CDS encoding ABC transporter substrate-binding protein has protein sequence MIKNHLRRRSGAALVAVGALVALTACSTATAEAEAEGAYPLTIENCGADLEIASEPASVLTIGTSAIALLDTAGASDRITARSGEFGADLPEGLDNPPTDATIVDPSDPTAESIIGAEPDIIVGYGLFNAAPEDIAAAGIPEIVIDGECSHDAALTEKTDFDAIFADVSRLATVFGTEAAADANLEELRAELDDLTAAASTETERGTAAVVYYFSESSTLSARGGQGIADDVLDRAGFDNVYGDEPSVYLEVNVETLLDADPDTIVLAYGLYGESYEDAKAHLLSEPGVTDLEAVKADRIVGVLASDLSPDPGALRGLRAVLEGTGRLSQ, from the coding sequence ATGATCAAGAACCACCTCCGGCGCCGCTCTGGTGCCGCCCTCGTCGCGGTAGGGGCGCTCGTCGCCCTGACGGCATGCTCCACGGCAACGGCTGAGGCCGAGGCCGAAGGCGCGTACCCGCTCACAATCGAGAACTGCGGTGCCGACTTGGAGATCGCGTCCGAACCCGCTTCGGTTCTGACGATCGGGACCTCGGCCATCGCCCTCCTGGACACTGCCGGCGCCTCGGACCGGATCACCGCCCGGAGCGGCGAATTCGGCGCCGACCTTCCCGAAGGTCTCGACAACCCGCCAACCGACGCGACCATCGTCGATCCCTCCGACCCCACCGCCGAGTCCATCATCGGAGCAGAACCCGACATCATCGTCGGCTACGGACTCTTCAATGCCGCCCCGGAAGACATCGCCGCAGCAGGCATCCCTGAGATCGTGATCGACGGAGAGTGCAGCCACGACGCCGCACTCACGGAGAAGACCGACTTCGACGCGATTTTCGCCGACGTGAGCCGGCTTGCCACCGTGTTCGGCACCGAGGCTGCCGCCGACGCCAACCTCGAGGAGCTTCGCGCAGAGCTCGACGACCTGACCGCCGCCGCGTCCACGGAAACTGAGCGCGGGACCGCGGCCGTCGTCTACTACTTCTCCGAATCGTCCACGCTTTCTGCCCGCGGCGGGCAGGGCATCGCCGACGACGTCTTGGACCGCGCCGGCTTCGACAACGTCTACGGCGACGAGCCGTCCGTCTACCTCGAGGTGAACGTGGAGACGCTCCTCGACGCCGACCCCGACACCATCGTGCTCGCCTACGGCCTCTACGGGGAAAGCTACGAGGACGCGAAGGCTCACCTGCTCTCCGAGCCCGGCGTCACCGATCTTGAAGCCGTCAAGGCCGACCGCATCGTAGGAGTACTCGCGTCCGACCTCTCGCCCGACCCCGGAGCGCTCCGCGGACTGCGTGCCGTGCTCGAGGGCACCGGGCGCCTCTCGCAGTGA
- a CDS encoding YcaO-like family protein translates to MTRVTVHALGGDQLVVCGDDGRRWILTAPAVAVNSDAVRAALDEIRASGPNVEVPVGQHHIEVDSTAALHDLARTCDGKIIVLWRYAGRLHRILLDPLNAPATADLIGKLLRAGVAEPAVAAALTEPPLIADPLNLRLDDDRDAGADMLERWEGDAWVPHRLRPAPSVDSVTGVLRRIVARPIEPWHPPGFQHLHAELPHLGSVDSRFQPDALAPAAGFSGGTDTPEHVALLSGIAHYCGAYLGQGRLRRATAEELRASGDRVLTVAEWRPHDPALHEMPGFPFVRDDDRAVNWWLAGDERGETCWVPISLVHAGYLASRLDPLPSTNSHNLVGLCAGTDLEAAAERAAAHVIAHDAVSLWWRKPNPLPECGCLPRFSQPKVESRRWTYGFSPSLRPPVFGYVSPSSTTGRRTSSPWGLPPQPSPKTLR, encoded by the coding sequence GTGACTCGCGTCACGGTTCACGCGCTCGGAGGCGACCAGCTCGTCGTCTGCGGAGACGACGGCCGCCGCTGGATCCTCACCGCGCCCGCCGTGGCTGTCAACTCCGATGCCGTCCGCGCCGCCCTGGACGAGATCCGAGCCTCCGGGCCTAACGTCGAGGTCCCGGTCGGCCAGCACCACATCGAGGTCGACTCGACCGCCGCGCTGCATGATCTCGCGCGCACGTGCGACGGGAAGATCATCGTCCTGTGGCGGTACGCGGGACGACTGCACCGCATCCTGCTCGACCCACTGAACGCCCCGGCCACGGCGGATCTCATCGGGAAGCTGTTGCGGGCAGGAGTTGCGGAGCCCGCCGTGGCCGCAGCGCTCACGGAACCCCCGCTTATCGCCGACCCCCTCAACCTGCGTCTCGATGATGACCGCGACGCAGGCGCGGACATGCTCGAACGATGGGAAGGCGACGCGTGGGTGCCACACCGACTCAGACCCGCGCCGAGCGTCGATTCCGTCACCGGTGTGCTGCGACGGATCGTCGCGCGCCCCATCGAGCCGTGGCACCCGCCAGGATTCCAACACCTGCACGCGGAACTCCCACACCTTGGGAGCGTCGACTCGCGCTTCCAGCCCGACGCCCTCGCGCCGGCGGCAGGCTTCTCCGGCGGCACGGACACGCCCGAACATGTCGCATTGCTTTCGGGAATAGCGCACTACTGCGGCGCCTACTTGGGGCAAGGGCGACTGCGGCGCGCCACCGCCGAAGAGCTGAGGGCCTCGGGAGACCGGGTGCTCACCGTCGCGGAGTGGCGGCCCCACGATCCCGCCCTGCACGAGATGCCCGGGTTTCCCTTCGTCCGCGACGATGATCGGGCCGTGAACTGGTGGCTCGCTGGCGATGAGCGTGGCGAGACGTGCTGGGTCCCGATCTCCCTCGTCCACGCCGGCTATCTCGCTAGTCGCCTGGACCCCCTCCCGTCGACCAACAGCCACAATCTCGTCGGCCTCTGCGCCGGCACCGACCTCGAAGCTGCGGCGGAACGCGCCGCTGCACACGTCATCGCCCACGACGCCGTCTCGCTATGGTGGCGAAAGCCGAACCCGCTGCCGGAATGTGGCTGCCTGCCGCGGTTCAGCCAACCAAAGGTCGAGAGTCGACGCTGGACATACGGCTTCTCGCCATCCCTACGTCCACCGGTGTTCGGGTACGTCTCGCCGTCGTCGACGACAGGGAGAAGGACATCGTCTCCCTGGGGTTTGCCGCCGCAGCCGAGCCCCAAGACGCTGCGTTGA